Below is a genomic region from Candidatus Hydrogenedentota bacterium.
TTTTTCGCGCTGGGGCCGGGGTAGAGGTTGTAGGCGAAAATCTCGTGGAGCGATTCGAGGCGGTTGTGGACAACGATTTGCTTGCCGTCGAAATGCGTGTGGCGGAACGGCGGCGCGACATATATGACGAGGCTGGGTTCGAATGACTCGGGGAGTGCGTCGAAATCGACGATGCCCTGCAGCAGGGCGAGACCGAACGCAAAGAACGCGGCGTTCGCGGGCGCGAGGACGACTGCTTCGAGTCCGATCTCGGGCGAGCCGGCGTGGAACGCGAAAGTGATGAGGTCCTGTTGCTTCAGCCACGCGAACGTTTCTTCGCGCAAGGGGCCGAATTCCTTGCCATACATTTGCCTGTACGTCGGCTTGTCCGTGGGCAGGTCGTCGCCGAGGACCATGCTATCGCCGTCGCGGCGGCGCATGTAGGGTTCGGGATAGTTTGCGGAGATGCCGTTGCGTACGCGGGACACTGCTGCCTCGAGCGTGGGGCCTTTGCCCGGTACGTCGTATGTAACTTCGTAGTAATTGCTGCCGGGTCCGCCGCATGCGAGATCGATCAGGTCCGTGGCGGAACGCGCGACCGTCACGGTTTTGCATTGGCTGAGCACGGCGGCGGCATCGGTGGGTGGATTAAGTTTCTTCCAAGACATCGGTATGGCCTTCCGAATTGCGCGCGGGTGAAGGGTGGCCGTCGATTGGATCGACCCCCGGCCTGCGCTGGGTGGATCGGCCCCTTAGATGGGAGAAGGGCAAAAGTGCGGCGTGCAGCCGATCCGAAAAATTGCGTTAGTTTGCCAGAGTCTTGTAGAGCGAGGCAAGCTTTTCGGCGGAGGCCGCCCACGAGAAGGTCTCGGCGCGCGCGCGGCCGGCTGCGACGCGAGACGCGGCGGCGGCGGGATCCTCGAGTACGCCCGCGATGGCGCCGGCGATTGACGCGGAGTCGAGTGGATCGACGTAGACTGCTGTGTCACCGGCGACCTCGGGCAGGGCGGACGCGTTACTCGTGATAACGGGCGTGCGCGCGGCCATCGCTTCGAGGACGGGCAGGCCGAAGCCTTCATAGAGCGAGGGGTATACACAAACGCGCGCGCCGCGCAGGAGCAGCACAGCATCCGCTCGCGAAAGATAGCCGGGTCGAACGACGGAAGAGCCGAGCGATTCGATTGCGGCGATGGAGGGGGCGGAGCCCCAGCCGGTCGCACCGACGATGACGAGCTTGGGAATGCCGCTTTTCGATGCGCGCAGTTGGCGGTAGGCTTCGCAAAGCCGCACGAGATTTTTTCGCGGCTCGATCGTGCCGAGATGGATGATGTAGTCGTCCTCGATTCGGTGGGCCTGGCGCAATTCGTTGAGCCGGCGCGCGTCGAGCGCGACATCGAACTCGCCGGTATTCACGCCATTGTGAATGACATGGATGCGATCGGGAGGAATACGCAGGAGTTCGATCAGTTCGGACTTGCAGTGTTCCGAAACCGCGACGATGTGGTCCGCGTATTTCGCGGTGTGGCGCAGGAGCGTCTGCTGGACGTGTACCATGCGCGGCGTGTGGGTTTCCGGATGGCGAAACATGGACAGGTCGTGGACGGTGACGAGCTTGATGGCGCCGGACGTGGCGGGCGCCTGGTGGCAAAAGTTGTGCGCGATCCGGGCGGGGCCGGTAAACCACTCGATGGGTGGCCAGTTTAGCGTGGTCCAGGCGTAATACTTTGCGAGGCGCGCGTACGGAACATAAGACAAGGAACGCGCGTCGCCGATTTCCTTTTCGAGTGTCGCGCGACCGCCGCGCGCGCCAGCGGCGAAGAGGTGAAATCGCAGTTCGGGATCGTCGCGGGTGAATAGTGCGCGAAGCTGGTAGAGCGTGGCGTAGCCGATGCCGGTCAGGGGATTTTCCGCGGCGCAACTGACGTCGAGGGCTATGTCAATTGCAGGGGAAGGCAAGGGGATTGACCGATGCGAACGTGATCGGGATTGGCGCGGATAAAAGGACCTGAAGGACGAACAGGACCAAACGGACCTGTAGGGCTGAGGCGGCGAGGGGTATGCTGGATAGTTTCAAGAGTAACATGAGCACGAGCACGTAGAAGGGCTGTCTGGTGCGGATGCTCGGTTAATGGATTAGCGGTCAGAGTCATCGGGCGCGACACGGCGGAATGGCGTTGGACGGGGCAGATCGTACGCGGGTGGTTCGTCTTCGTCTTCTTCGTCCTCGATGTCCGGTTCACTTGCGGCGGATGCGGATTCGTCCGGTTGCGGGGCGTCGAGAAAGCCGAACATTTTCGCGGCCAGTTCGGCGGCGCGCATTTGGACTTCGTCGCCGTGGCCGTAAATCATCTTGTCGAACAGAAACCGTTTGAAGAAATCGCGATCTAAGGCGGGCGTGGGGCCGCGCAATATTGATTCCAGGCGATCGTTTGGATCGTTGCCGTTGTGCGGAGCGGGCAGGCCCCTGAAGTGGCCGTCCTGCGCGATGCCGAGCGGGGAGATTTTGCGCAGCGCGCCGAGACACATGGTTTGGCCCATTTGAATGTCGGCGTCGTGGGGCATCACGGCGGCGAGACTGTTGAAGATGACGAGCGCCTCCGAATAGCGCTTGGCGAAATAGAGGTCGACGCCTTCGGCGAAGCGTCGGCGAATGTCTTCCGGCGCGTCGCTTGCGGAGCCGCCGCCTGACCATCCGCGATCGGACGACGGCGCGGACGATCCCGAGCGCGAGGACGTCGCGCTGGTGCCCCGGTAGGGGGCCGCGTTGTCCTTCGAGATGTATATTGTCGCGCCGCAGGAGGGGCACAGGCCGGCCTTGCCGAGGGCGGAGTGCGGCACTTGAATGCGTTCACCGCACGAACATTGAACGACCAACCGCCTCATAGTATCGCTCCGATTCGCTACCGCCGTCCGAGGAAGCGCAAGAGCGCATCCACGAGCATTTTCTGTTCGTCCTGTTCATCGGCATTCACGACTTCCGGCGTAACCGGTTCGCCATTGCCGTCAACCGCCGGCGCATGTTTCCACAAATCGTCGTGCGTCGCCGCCATGGTGTGCTGAAGCTTGAGAGCTTCTTCCAGCGTTCCTACGCCACCGCCGTGCGCGCGCGCGGCTTCGAGCTCGCCGCTGAGCCGCTGGATTTCCTGCGCGCTGCGAGATACTTCGGAGACAGCCTGTTCGAGTTGCTGCGTAAGTTGGCGCGATTCCTGTTCGCGCACGCTCTTGTACTCGTCGGATTCGCGCCTCAGACGCTGAACTTCATTGCGCAGGGACTCGATTTCCGCGAGCATGTCGGCCCCGGTGCGGCCCGCTTTGTCGGATTCGGTGCGCAGCGCGGCAATTGTTTGCTCGTACTGGCCCGCTTGCGTGCGTGCCGCGGCGAGGTCCGCTTCCACCGCGGAGTTTGCAGTCCGCGCGTCCTCGAGCGCACGGCGCAGCGCCTCGATTTCTTCGAGCTTGCGCGCGGCCTCGGCGCGAAGCGATGCCAATTCGCTTTGGATGCGCTCCGCCGCGGACTTCGAGTCAAGCGCAAACGTTTCAACCTGCGCTTTTTCCGCCGCGCGCTTCTCGAGTTCGGCGCGCAGGGAGGCGACCTCCGATTCGTTCGCTGCATTCGCCGCCTGAATGTCCTGCATGGTGCGCGCGAGCGAATCGCGCTCTTCCACGGTCTGCGCGACCTGCGCTTGCAGCGCGGCGGCATCGGCTTCGAGTCGAGCGGCGCGTTCGCGCGCAGCGGCGGCCGCTGACTCGATCTCGTTTTTCTCCGCGAGATGTTTATTGAGTTCGGTGAGCAGCGAGGCCATGTCGGCCTCGGTGGCCGCTTTCGCCGCAAGCGCTTCTTCGGCGCGGCCCGCAAGTGTGTCGCGCTCGTCCACGGCGGAGGTGAGTTCGACGCGCAATGCGTCCAATTCCGCCTGGAAGCGGGCGGCGGCTTCCTGCGAGCCCACTGCGAGCGATTCGAATTCGCCCTTGTCCGCGGCCATTTTTTCCAGTTCGGCGCGAAGCGAAGCAAGCTCGATGTCGTAGCGGGCGGCGACTTGTTTCGCTTCGTTCGCGGCGAGCTGGAGCGATTCCTTTTCCGCTTTGTGAAGTTCGGCTTCCGCGCGAAGGGCGTTGGCCTGTCGTTCGAAGTCGTCCGCGTTCTCGCGATACAACTCGACGTTGTTGCGCAGTGTTTCGTTTTCGGCGGTGGCGCGCGCAAGTTCGGCCATGCGCGAGTCGAGTTCGTGCTGGAGCAGGCCGGCGGCGGCGGAGGACTTGCCCAGGCTGTCCTGAAGCGCAGTGCGCTCGCGGAGTAGTTGTTCGGACTCGGCTTCCTTGGCCGCCAAGTGCGCGCGCAATTCATTGATGTCGGTTTGGAATTGTTCGAACGTTGCGACACCCTGCTGCGCGCGGAGATCGAGTTCCTGTTTCGCGGCAAGTGCCTGTTCCCATTCGGCCGTACGGGATTCGAAGGCGAGTTGTAGTTCCTGAATGGCGCGGGAGCGCGATTCGAGTTCGCCGTCCAATCGCCCTTCACGCGCCCTGAAGTCGTTCACGTCCGCGAGCAAGCTCTCGACTTCGGACGTGCGGTGATCGAGCGCGGAGCGCAGTTCCCGTTCGCGTGCGTTGAGGCGGGCCACGGTATCTCGCAAGTGGCCGAGTTCGGCGTCCGCGGGGCCGAGGCGTTCCTGCGCCGCTGATGCTGCCTCGCGCATTTGGTCGAGTTCGCCTTGCAGCGCGTCGAGCGCGGCCCTTGTTTCGGCTTCGGCCTGACGCGTCGCGGCCAATTCCGCCTGCGCGGAATCGGCTTTGCGTACTGCTTCGGCGAGGGCGGCGTCGCGGTCTCGCAGTGTTGCGCTGAGGCCTGCGACCTGGAAGTCCAGATCGTCCGACTTGTCTTCTTTTTCTTGCAGTGCGGATTCCAGGCCGGCAAGCGACGTCTTCAGTGCTTCGATTTCGTTGGCGCGCGCCGACACGTCGTCCAATAGCGATTCGATGCGCGCTTCGCGTGCAGCGAGTTGTGCGCGCAATTCGTCGGCGGCGACGTTGGCCTGTTCGTGGGCGCTGCTCGCTTGAGCAAGCGCGGCCTTTATGGACGCGAGCGCGCCATCGCGGTTGGCAGCTTCCATCTGCAGCGAGGCGATCTGTTCGTCTCGCGCGGCGAGTTGGGTGCGGATGTCGTCGAGCGCGGCCTTTGTTTCTTCGTGGCTTGCAACGAGAGGCTGCCACTTGGCGCGTTCCGCTTCGGATTCGAACGCGGCGGCCTCGACCTGGCGCGAGGCCTCGTCGAGGCGCGCATTCAGTCGCTGGATTTCGGAATCGCGATCCGCGTCGCGTGCCTGCCATTGCGCGAGTTCGGTGGTAGCGGCCTCGAGGCGCTGTTCGCGTTGGATGAGATAGGTGCGCGTCTCTTCGAGTTCCGCCTGCGCTTTGGTCAGATCGTCCAACAGACCGCGCAACTTTTGCCGCTCGGCCTGGACTTCCGTTTCGGCCTCGCGGCATTGCTGCAAGGCGAGGTCGCGCTCAAAGGTAAGTTGTTGAACGTTCCCGGATGTCTCGTCGATGCGCGTCTGCCATTGCCCGGACTCGGCGCGCAGCAGGGCCAGTTCCTCGTCGCGTTTCGCGACGAGCGACAGCGCTTCATCGAACGCGACCTTCAATTGTTCGCCGGTTGCCTGCGCGGACTGGGCGGCGAGCTTGGCAGCTTCGTACTCGGAGGCCAGACCGGCCTGGCGCGTCACGGTTTCTTCGAGCGATGCGGTGAGGTCGCGGATTTCGGTCAGGCGCGCTTCGTGCATCGTGTTGGCGGCGGCGAGCTCTGCCGCGAGCCGGTCAATCTCGGCTTCACGCTCCTTGACGCGATTGGTGGCCTTTTCGAGCGCGCGATGGAGCGACCACGCGCGCTGGCTGGCGGCTTCGGCCTGCGCCTTGAGCCCCTCGATTTCCTGGCTATGTTCGTCCAGTGCAATTTCCGTGAGCACGGGCGCGCCGGGCGATTCGGACTGGACTGCTTCGGCCCGCTGCCGTACGTCAGCCAACTCGTATCGGACGCGCTGCAATTCCGAGTCGCGCTCCCCGAGTTGAGACTGGAGCAAATGAAGTTCCTGCTCGATCGCGGCGCGCTTGTCTTCTTGTTCCTTAAGGCGCTGGCGACTGTCTACGAGCGTTTGGGAAATGTCGGCGTAGTCGTGCGCGAGCCGGTCGCGCTCTTCGGCGGCTTTGCGCAGGGTGGAGGTCTCGAAATATGCGGCTTCGAATTCCGCTTCGCGCTCCCGGAGCGCCTTACGCAATTGTTCCGAGGCCTGCAGGGCGGTTTGTTCGTGCTGGAGGAGATCGGCGATGCGCTGGTCGCGTTCTGCGATGGCGGATTCGAAATGTTGAGTTGCGGCAGCGGCGGCCGCTTCGTTGGCTTGTTGTTGCGCTTCGGCAAGGGATTCGGTCAAGAGTTGCACTTCGCGATCACGTTCGGCGAGGGCGGTTAGTGCGGCGTCGAGATCGCGCGCCATCGCCTCCGGCAGTTCGTTTGCCCGACCCGCACTGGGCGCTTGCTGGAAGACGGATTGCTTGAGCGCGGCGATTTCGTCGCGCGCGGCGGAGCATTCGGACGTCAACCGATCGATATCGCCGTCTTTTTGCGAGACCAGACCCTGGAGTTTGCGAATCGCTTCGGCCGACGCCCCGTCGTGTCCGGCTGTCGACGCCGGCTCCGATTCGAGATCGTTGAGCGTCTTTCGCAGCGATTCGTTTTCCTGGCGCGCGGCGCTGAGTTCGCCGATGAGACGGGAGATTTCGGCCGCGCTTTCCTGCAGCAGCTTGACGGCGTCGCTGCGCTGTTGGGTGAGGCGTTCGACCTCGCCCGCGGCCTCCGCAACCGAAGCGCGCAATTCCTCACGGGCAGCGGGCTGAATGTGTTTGAGGTCCATCGGTTCGCCGGGACGGCGCAAGTTCCACTCGAGGGGGCGGCCCGTGATGTCGGGAATGGGTTCGCGAACGGGCACGGCGGCTCCGGAGGGGTGCAACGACGCGCCAAGACCGGCGAGCGGCGCGCTGATGGCGACGGTGGCAGCGGAGGAGACACCGGGCTTCGCGAGCGGCTGAGGGCGGGGAACGGTGGAGATTCGGCGGCATTTACGGCACCACGCACTTCTTCCCGCGTGGTCGTCTTCCACGCTGATGGAGTTACTGCAATTGGGGCACTCGAAAACGATCATGCCAACCGCAATCCTAAGGACTGCCTTCCCAAACCCTTGGCAGGCACACGCTGCGCAGGCAGTATAACACCACGGCGCACATTTCGCATTCAAGTCGCGAGAGGGGCGCACCACAATCGATGGGCGTATCGGATGCGTTAGCCGCAAGATAGAGGGTTGTCGCCCAGGAATTCGACTGTCGCTCCGGTTATCGATACGATTGCGTAGAAAATCCGCCGGTATAAGGAATATTGCAGGCAGATGCAGACCGCACCAATTGCGTATCTTTCGAGCGAGTATCCCGCGATCTCGCAGACTTTCATTTTCCGTGAAGTGGAGTCCTTGCGCAGGCACGGCTTCACGGTGAAGACGGCATCGATTCGAGCGCCCGGAAACGTCGATATAATGACCGCGGAAGAGCAGGCGGACGCGAAGAGCACGTTGTGTATCAAGGACTGCGGCATCGCTCGGTTGGCGGCGGCGCATGCCGCGCTGAAGTTAACAGCATTTTTTGCGTATATGCGGATGTTTTCGTATGCGCTGTCGTTGTGGACGAATGGGCCGGTGCCGTTAATCAAGGCGATGGCGTATTTTGCGGAGGCGGGGGTGCTGGTGCACTGGATGCGCCGGGAGGGGATACGACATGTGCACGTGCATTTTGCGAATCCCGCCGCGACGGTGGCGCTGATCGGCGCGTCGAGCGGGTTGATTGAGTTCAGCCTGAGCGTTCATGGTCCGGATGAGTTTTACAACATCAACCAGGACCTAATTCCGGAGAAGGTGCGCAAGGCGGTGTTCGCGCGGTGCATTAGTTTTTATTGCCGCAGTCAGCTTGAACGGGTGACCGAATACAAGGATTGGGACAAGTTTCACATCGTGCGCTGCGGCATCGATGTGTCGAAGTATGCGGTGCGGCCGGAGCCGAGTAATGCGGTAGCCGAAATTCTATGTGTGGGGCGGCTAGTGCCAGCGAAGGGTCAACACTTGCTCGTCAGGGCGTGCCATGCGCTGAAGGAACGGGGCGTGGCGTTTCACGCGACGCTTGTCGGCGCGGGGCCGGACCGGGAATCGATCGAGGCGCTGGCAAAGTCGCTCGGTATCGCGGATTGTGTGGCGTTCGCTGGCCCGGTGGGCCAAGGTGACATCCATTCGTATTACGACAAAGCGGACATTTTCGCGTTGCCGAGTTTCGCGGAGGGGTTGCCGGTCGTGTTGATGGAGGCAATGGGGAAGGGGATACCGTGCGTGACGACAGCGATTACCGGGATTCCGGAACTGGTGATCGATGGCGTGAATGGGTTACTCGCGCCCGCATCGGATTGGGAAGCGTTGGCCGACCGGCTGCAACGGCTGATCGAGGACCCGGCGTTGCGCAAAAAACTGAGCGCCGCCGCACGGGAAATCGTGGAGCGGGATTACGACGTGCAGCGGAATTGCGAGGGAATGGCCGAGGTGTTTCGGCGGCATCTTGCAGGGAAGCAGGAACGGGTCGATTTTGGAGTGCGGTAGTAGCGCTACCGCTTTGGCTCGCCTTGCACGGCGATTTGGAAAGCGCTCGAGTCCGTTGATACACGACTCCAGCTCCGCCGGGAGTGGAAGCGGTAGTGCCGTCCACCTTCGCTATGCTGCGGTGGACTCTACTACCGCACTCCATATTCTGCCCTTGCGCGGTTTGGGGCAGCGTCGCTACAATCGGTGCGCGGTTGAAGTAGGTGCATGTGTCTTTCCTCACGGGTGCAACCGGAAGTGTGCGCGTATGGCAAACATCGACGTACCGGTCTGGGAAAACGACGGCAAGAAAGTCTTGCATCGCGGGCGGCCAGTGCGTGGGGCCGATCCGAAAACCTTCGAAGTCTTGCTGGGCAACTACGCGCGCGATGCGAAGAGCGTTTTCTTCCACTCGATTCAATCAAAACAGATCGATCGCGATACCTTCCGTCCGCTGAACGCCAACTTCTGTATCGATGCGACACAGGCGTTTTTCGTCGTCACGCCGATCAAAGACGCCGACCCGAAAACATTTCGCGTGTTGGATTCTTCGCTGGTTTTTTTCTCGATGGGATCGTTTATTTCCTCGGGTTACGCGGCTGATGCGAATTCCGTTTGGCATGCGTCGTCACAGGGAATTCGGCGCATCAAAAAGGCGGAACCCGTGACGTTTTTTTCTCTTGGGAACAACTACGGCTGCGATCGCGAGCGGGTCTACTTTTATGCGACTCCCATTCATGGCGCGGATCGCGTTACCTGGCGGCATTGGGCAGGCCTATTGAGCATCGATAAGAACAACGTGTATTTCACCAGCAAAAAAATTGAGGGTGTCGACCGGCCCTCCATCTGGCTACTCACCGCGACGGATTCCTTTATGGACCGGCACCGAATTTACATCAGCAATCGCGCCGTGACACCCGAAGAATATCTCGAATGGCTGAAGTCTGTCGATGAGAAATGTGCGTGGGAGCGCGAACAAATACACAGCGGCGCCATGTTCGAACGTATTAAAAGCCAACACCCTGACGGGATTTAAGGAGGCGAAACATGCCGGGCTGGTTTGGCGAACGGCACGAAAATGGTCGGCGTATGGGCCAATAAACGCTGCCCTGAATATTCTGGGCGTGCGCAGGAGATTTCTGGGCGATCGCTTTTCTGCGCTCGGGCTCGGCCGATTCCGGTTTTACGAGGATTTAATCGCGGAGGCCGAACGCCAGGCCACAATTGCCTAGAACGGCAGTTCGCCGCCGTCGCCGCCGTCGTCGGTCTCGCGCTTCTTGCTCTTGCGGATTTTGGGACCGGTGTCGCCCTCGGGGTTGTCTTCGTCGAAGGGTTGGGCTTCGAGAGTACCGTCGGCATTCTTGGTGAGGATTTCGATCTTCTTCTCTGCGTCGGCGAGGGCCTTCTCGCAGCGCTTGGCGAGTTTGATGCCTTCTTCGAAGCGTTTGAGGGCATCGTCGAGCGGGAGTTCGCCTTCTTCGAGGGCGGCGACGATTTCCTCGAGCTTTTCCAGGTCCTTCTCAAACTTCTGCTCAGCCATTCGACGGTTCCTCTGCGATGCGATCGACGGTGACGTTCGCGCTGCCGCGCCCGAAACGGACCTCCAGTTTATCGTTTGGCGCGAGCTGTTGCACGTCGCGAACCAGTTTGCGGCTGGGAAGCTTCCACGCGAGCGCGTAGCCTCGCGACAAGACCGCGAGCGGGCTGAGCGCGTCGAGTTGCGCGACTAGGGGCTGGAACCTTCCGCGCGCGTTCGAGACGGCGACGTGGGCGGCGTTGACGATGCGCTGCACCTTCGTTCCCAGTTCGAGCCGTGCCGCGTGGATA
It encodes:
- a CDS encoding glycosyltransferase family 4 protein, which gives rise to MPSPAIDIALDVSCAAENPLTGIGYATLYQLRALFTRDDPELRFHLFAAGARGGRATLEKEIGDARSLSYVPYARLAKYYAWTTLNWPPIEWFTGPARIAHNFCHQAPATSGAIKLVTVHDLSMFRHPETHTPRMVHVQQTLLRHTAKYADHIVAVSEHCKSELIELLRIPPDRIHVIHNGVNTGEFDVALDARRLNELRQAHRIEDDYIIHLGTIEPRKNLVRLCEAYRQLRASKSGIPKLVIVGATGWGSAPSIAAIESLGSSVVRPGYLSRADAVLLLRGARVCVYPSLYEGFGLPVLEAMAARTPVITSNASALPEVAGDTAVYVDPLDSASIAGAIAGVLEDPAAAASRVAAGRARAETFSWAASAEKLASLYKTLAN
- a CDS encoding glycosyltransferase family 4 protein; translation: MQTAPIAYLSSEYPAISQTFIFREVESLRRHGFTVKTASIRAPGNVDIMTAEEQADAKSTLCIKDCGIARLAAAHAALKLTAFFAYMRMFSYALSLWTNGPVPLIKAMAYFAEAGVLVHWMRREGIRHVHVHFANPAATVALIGASSGLIEFSLSVHGPDEFYNINQDLIPEKVRKAVFARCISFYCRSQLERVTEYKDWDKFHIVRCGIDVSKYAVRPEPSNAVAEILCVGRLVPAKGQHLLVRACHALKERGVAFHATLVGAGPDRESIEALAKSLGIADCVAFAGPVGQGDIHSYYDKADIFALPSFAEGLPVVLMEAMGKGIPCVTTAITGIPELVIDGVNGLLAPASDWEALADRLQRLIEDPALRKKLSAAAREIVERDYDVQRNCEGMAEVFRRHLAGKQERVDFGVR
- a CDS encoding DKNYY domain-containing protein, with amino-acid sequence MANIDVPVWENDGKKVLHRGRPVRGADPKTFEVLLGNYARDAKSVFFHSIQSKQIDRDTFRPLNANFCIDATQAFFVVTPIKDADPKTFRVLDSSLVFFSMGSFISSGYAADANSVWHASSQGIRRIKKAEPVTFFSLGNNYGCDRERVYFYATPIHGADRVTWRHWAGLLSIDKNNVYFTSKKIEGVDRPSIWLLTATDSFMDRHRIYISNRAVTPEEYLEWLKSVDEKCAWEREQIHSGAMFERIKSQHPDGI
- a CDS encoding exodeoxyribonuclease VII small subunit: MAEQKFEKDLEKLEEIVAALEEGELPLDDALKRFEEGIKLAKRCEKALADAEKKIEILTKNADGTLEAQPFDEDNPEGDTGPKIRKSKKRETDDGGDGGELPF